From Heliangelus exortis chromosome 11, bHelExo1.hap1, whole genome shotgun sequence:
GGAAGGACTGAGCATGGAAAACACAGGAAGAGAAGGTGAGGATAGGACTAGAGACCAAGTATTCAAAGTAggaaatttcacagggaaaGGATGCGCATTCCCACCAGTGGTTCTGCACCTGTCTTAACAAGCTCAGTGATCAGCTCCTCCTTCATGCGGATGTTGATTGCCAGCTCTCGGATCTTCTGCTGTGCTTGCACCAGCCTCCACTCTGAGTCCTTCCCTGGAACGCGCTCCCAGGGACTGAGCAGTGGCTCCTGCCTCCTGCGGATCACTGCAACACAGGTTCCTGGGTTAGAATGCTCTTGTCTTAGCAGCTGGGTAAAGAACAATTCAATCTCGGATCTGTAGCCAAGAACTGGCACAGCATCACCCAATTACCTGCAGCTTCCACCAGAGCATGCAGCTATTGCCAGACCCCAGAAGTTGAAGTTTGTCCTTAACAAGGGCAGCTAGACTGTCATCTGctccattttcctcctctgggTTCACTGTGGTGAACTGCCTCCCTATCAACAGCACCCATGAAACACCACCGGCCCAATAACCTATGGTTGCCACTTGCCTGTTgacagctccagctgctcttgAATTGAGGGGGCGTTGCTTCCACTCAGCTCCTCACTCAACTTAGAAATCTCATTCTTGCTCCAGCTTTGAATCCCATTTCTAGAAGGAGCAGCAAATTAATCAGTTGGGTCTGGGTGCTGCCAGAGCTGTTCCCAGTAAGGGCCCTCAAGATCCACAGGCTTcagaaggagagagaaacaaGTAGCTGTGGTCAGGAAGATGGTTTGCAGCTCCTTAGCAAGGAGGGAGCTGTCTCAGCACAGTCACAGACCCCAGTGCCAGGGTTTGCTTCTACAGCCTACATGAGAGCCAAGATGCAGAGGTGGGACAGCCAGGACACTGCACAGTGCAGGGACAGCCTCAACTCACCGGCGCCGGGACAGGGACCTTTTCCGttcccactcctcctcctctcctgagGACAGCTCTGCTGGCTTCTCTGAGTCCTGGCCAAGctctctccccagcactgcatcTTTGATCTCTGCTTTGCTGGTTGGGCACTGTGCATGGCTTGGGTGTGAGCCTGCTGTGTCTTTCTCCTGGTTGCTATtgagctgctggggcagagaATTGGAATGACAGGAAACACACAATGTGAAAGCTGGTCTTAGAAAAAGCAGCTGTCTCTCAGCTGTGCATTGCTgctagagaaaaagaaaagcaacaaaatggAGCTGAGTGTGATTTCAGGAGAACTGCTGTGTTGCTGGACCCAGCTGAGCAAATCTGGGACCTGCCCGTAACACTAAAGTAAAAGCCTCAGTTCTGAAGCTGGGCTGGTTTTGCTGGAGTTGTGAATCTCTTTGGATGTGAACACTGACTGCAGTCCTCTGGACTATATCTCTGACAAGGCTGACGTTCAGTGGTGGGAGAAAAAACAGTTCACTCAGCGAAGAACAcctgatggaaaaaaagcagcagctcctcaatGGCAGTCTGGCACCCTCACCTTCCTGCAAAAGTCTCCTCCACTCTGCTCAGTGGCAAGAAGCCCCAAGGGAACCCCGCTGAGGCCATGGGAGAGGGCAGCATCCAGTGGGGCTGTGTGAGGTCTCTGGTCAGCAGTCACCAGATGAAGGTTTTCGAGCAGTTCTGGCACATGCAAATTTGGCATTGCCATCTCCAAGCGCACATGCAGCTCTGAGATCTtatcctgctgctcctgcagcttgTTGCTCTAggaagcaaggagaaaaatacGGTTTTGTACATGTGGACCTCAGACCTACTGCAGGAAGCTGGGCTGTGCtctcctggggaggaaggagatgagTGGAGCAGGTCCTTACAAGGACAGTAGAGCCAAGAAGTACCTGAAGCTTATACTGTTCCATGGCATCCTCCAGGGCAGCCAGGAAATCACGGTTCTCCTCCTCTAGGCGCTCCACTTGTCTCTGCAGTTTGGCAACCTGCTCATCTTTGGTGGACTCGCCCTCCTTTTTGGTGTTTACCTGTCCCCCAAAATACAAGAGCATCCACCTttgtccttcccttccctcGCTGGACTCTGCaagggcacagcagctctgcagacctAGATTCTTCCTGCAAAATAAATCTCTCATCTACAGCTGAATCCAGCTTCTTCCCTTGCCTGGCTGTAGGATGGACAAAACCATTCTGCCTCCCTATAGCCTCTCAGACAAGTTACTTCTCCTCCTTGGCCTCTCCTGACCCTTGCGCCATACTGTATTGAGGCAGCTGCATTCAGTGGCCACCTGATGAACCCAACCTCAAAAGCTGCACCACCCCAAATGTTACCTGGGCTTTTGCCAGCTTTGAGCCTTGTGCCTCAGGGCTCTGATCTTCTGTTGAGGTGCTCTCAATGCCGCTATCCAGCCCAGCTGAGGTCAGCTCACTCCTCTCGCTCTCCACAATGCAGAGCCACTCCTTCACCTGCAGGACCTGCTCCACCGTCAGGTTActgtcctcctgcagctccatcaGCAGCCTGTACGCCGCATCCGTGCAGGTCCTGTAGTGTGCACACTCGGCCAACAGCCGAGCCGTGGGGTCCGGCGCGCAGCGTTTGGCGGTGGCCGAGCGGTGGATGATCCGGGTCTCGGAGCGGTGCCGCTGTTCCAGCGCCTTCTGCAGGTTCTTTATCTGCAGGTGAAGCTCTTCGACGTTCTCTGTCTCCTTGCGGCAGTTCACCACGGCTTTGTTCTGGATGTTTTGAGCCCGGCTGGCATAATTCAGGGTATTGAGGCTCTCATCGAAGTCGGAGGAGGATGGGCTGATGCAGGCTATCATCACGGTCTGGGCATTCCCCCCCAGAGAGTCTTTCAGGATCCTAGGGAAGAGCACAGTGATTAAAacagctgaaacagaaaataatgaaggaaCCAGAAGATTTCCAACCTTCTTCAGAGGTTAAGcccaaagaaaacaatatttttgctCCCAGGCTGGTGTCCAGCACAAGAGAAGTGAGCAGAACCATTAAGCAGAAGAGTAATGTGTGGAGCACCGAGGTCCTGTCCCAGCTGTACCTGGTGATTTTGGAGTCCCTGTAGGGGATGTGGCTGCCCTTCCTCCGAGGGTCTCCCAAGGCACTGATGACGTTTCCCAAGGCTAGGAGGCCACTGTTGATCTGGATActctccttcagcctctccccTGTGTTTCCTGTCTTCACAATTCGCTCCGAGCCTGCCAGGTCCACAAAGTGAAACTTGGAAACCAGGACCTGGCCTgaggcagggatgcaggggggCTGGTGGTGCAGGGGGAGGCGGCCAGCCCCGCGCCGCTGTTCCATGGTCATGGTGAAGATGGTGTGCGAGCGGCTCGACTGCCTGTTGATGTGGGTAGCTCCTGTGTGCTTGGCAGTGTTACCCATCTCCAGCAGGCTCAGCACCTCGTCCAGCCCTTCCACTTCCACCTCCTTCACACCACAGAGCACTGCAATGGCAAACAGAGCTATGGCTCAGGGATGGGCTGCCTGAGGATGCAGCTTCTCTGCACATCCTGGTACTGTCACCCTGCCTGTACCATGCCACACATGGAGTGGCTTTCCATACTGAATAGGACTAAGCACAGCAATctgcaggagagggatggaaggaaaagaCCTGGCTCTGCCTTCAGCAATAGATAACCCAACCCTGACCTCAGGCATGGTAAGAAAAGGGAGCCTGGGAACCCACACATACCAACGTTCCCCTTGTCATCCTCCCGGATCTGGATGTCTTTGCTGGCTGTATCCACCTGCAGCAAGTCCCGAAACTCCTCCTTGTACACCTCCAGGTAGGACACTCGGACCGTGTAGTCAATGAGGTTGTTCTCATCAATGAGCCTGAATGTCTCAGCCATGGCTCGTGGGATGATGCCCTGCTCATCTTCATTGATGGAAGCTGCCAGAGAAATGGACGTGGTCATGGGGAGCAGGGAATGCCCAGGGAGGCCATGCTGCCCACAGGGACAGAGCCACTGGCAGGagcctgcctgcagcacatGTGAGCTGGAAAGGGCCAGCTTTGCAACCCTCTCACAGCTCAGCCTGGATTAAACATCTCTCTGAGTGTTTTTAAGCCACAAGATTTTGGGGCAagtcctgtcctgctgctgtgctggatgcCACAAATGTCCCTTGTTTCCAGTCCTTCCTCAAGAGGGAAAAGGCACATTAGCCTTTCAGCAGGTAGCAAACACCATTCATGCAGCTACAGCATGCTGTCCTTTGAAGCCTGCATGACTCCACGACCTTTCCCAGCTCTGAGAAGTCTTTTTTGTGTACTTGCAGTCTGGCCACAGCACTCTGCTATCTGAATTATtagtggttttgcttttgtctccAACAGCCATAAAAAAGGGCAACCCCCAAATCTGGTGCACTAAGAGCCTGAACTGGGAAAGTGAAAACAGAGGTAGATTGAAAGTatgaaaacagcatttgcaaACTATGTAATTAACTAAAGCTTACTGAAATGTTTACAGTACATCCTCAGTCAAATATCATAATACCATTAAAGCAGTGcatgcaggaggaaaaggtttcCAATTCCCTCATCTCCCTTGCACAGACAAACTAACAGGAGGAACCCCTGTAAAACTCCCTCTCCTTAGGGCTTATTTCAGGACAAAGCTGATAGGTTCAAGTCAGGTGAAGATAGTGGTGCCATAGGTAGATCACCACCACTACCTCCAGACCAGGCATGGTCCTCTTGCCTGTCCTGCACTGGTattggaaaaaatccacatgCTGTGATCTCAAATAAGGTATTGTCCCTGGGGTGGGCGGAAGGAAAGGCTGGTGGGGTGGGCTGGGTTGGATGGGGAtgagtggtggtggtgggtttgAGGGGCTGGCAGAGTCAGGAGGGGAGGGCAAGGTAGAAGGACTGGATGGCATGTGGGAAGTGATGTAGATGGTGATGTTGGTGGAGTTGGGTGGAGAAAGCAAAGTTTACGGGACTGGTGAGAGTGGCAACATCGGTGAGGTGGGAtggctgggagggatggggatggctgggagggatggggatggctgggagggatgggggatcGGCTCGGGAGGGCGGGAGGTGGCGAAGGGGCCCCGCGGGGTCGGCAGATACTCACCGACGCTGGCCTCCCCGATGGTGTAGGTCTTGCCGGAGCCGGTCTGCCCGTAGGCGAAGACGGTGGCGTTGAAGCCGCGGAAGAAGGCCCGCAGCAGCGGCTGGACGCAGGCCTGGTAGACAGCGGCCTGCCCCGCCGCCTCGGGCAGCACGGCGGCGAAGCGGAAGCGGCGGCGTCCCAGCACCACCTCTCCGTTGTCGGCGTCGCCCCGCAGGCAGGGTCGGTGGCCCCGCAGGGCCTCCCGGGGCAGCAGCGGCCGCACCCGCACGGCCACACGCACCGCCGCCCCCTCCGCCGCCATGGCCGGAGCCCAGCGCGCCGCGATGGCGTCAGGCGGCTCCGCCCGGCGCTGCGGGGGAGCGGGAGCGGtgagcggcggggccggggaAGGGGAGCGGGACTGCGGAGGGTTCGTGTCCGGGCCTCAGCGACCCCCACGGCAGAGGGGCAAAGGTCCGGCAGGGAGCGGGCGGGGGCATGGGGAAGGGGGGAGTGGCTGCGGGGGCTCCCGAGGCGCTCCATGGCTCCTGAGATGCTCCATTGCTTGCAAGAGACTCCGTCAGCCGTGAGACACCGCTCAGTCGCTCGTGTACCCCCTCGGTCACAAGGTTTCCCCCACGCCCGAGGTGCTCCATCGCTCATCAGACAGTGCTCCGGCACTTGTGAGATGCTGCACCACTTGTGAAGCAATGCTGTGCTACTCAGGTGCTCCAGCACTTGTGAGATGCTCCCTCGTGGGAGACTTCATCTCTTGTAAGAGGCTTTGTTGCTTGTCAGACAATGCTTCATCACTCGTGGCACACTCCATTGATTGTCTGACAATGTTGCATCACTTGTGAAATGCTCCACGACTTGTGAGGCGCTCCACAAAAGACTCCATCTCTTGTGAGATGCTTCATCACTTGTAGCACAATGTTCCATCACTTGTCAGACAATTCTCCATCACTTATGAGACACTCCACGCCTGTGAGATGCTCCACCACTTGTGAAACAGCACTCCGTCCCTTGAAAGATGCTCCATTGCTCACAGGACACTCCAATGCTTACGAGATGCTCTACCACTACTTGCAGGCATTCCCACGATCACTGTGGGGAAGAGACAAAGGACGACATGGCCCTGCCAAGGGACAACGTGCCGGAGGTGCAGGCGTGGGCAGCTTCCTGGGGTGCCATTTGTGGAGCAGCTGGTGCAGACAGCTGGTGCTTCCAGGCCGCttgctgggctggctgcagtCACTGACGTATGTTCGGGACGATCTGAGCAATAGCAAAGTTTTTCATCCatctgcctgcagctcccactgcaCCGCCCCTACGGCTGCGGGGAGGGGTATGGCTCTTGCAGGtcccctgggtgctgtgggAAGTGCTGGCTCTTTGGCTGCAAGGAGAGGAGTTGCAGACAGCGTTGGGACTGCTGGAGAGGCAGAGCCACGCTCGGCATGGGGCTCCGGCTCCCGCTGCGTCGCAGTGCCAGCTTCACCCCTGACCACCCAGCCCTCATGGAGGTGCCTGGCCCCACTGCCCTGAAGGTGGAAGCAAATGTCCTGGTGATGGGAGGTGACAACGTGGGGAAATCAGGTAGGAAATGACTGTGAGCTGGGAATTCCCCGTTTtgccctgggaaaaaaaaaaaaaaatgccaaaaactgcagcagcatttgGAGAACAAACTGCAGATAGGAACCTGGCAGAGAAAGCTGGTGAGATGGGGCTGAGCTTTCAGATGTGGTGGGGACTTGAGATGGGGAAGTTGAGCACAACCTTGCAGGTGACAGGCAAGTGACAGGGGAAGGTAttttctgctgagctgtggtttgtgctgtgcctctgctctgctcacagACCACTGAGGGCTGGAGGAAAACTGAAGGTCATTCCTGTTAGTGGGGGGGCTAGAGGGTGATGGTGCCTGGCTGCTCAAATTTAAACAGGAAAATCTTTCAGGTTTTGTGTTGTTCTGATGATTCACCTTctcccctctgcagctctgactGTGCGTTTCCTCACCCGGCGCTTTATTGGGGAGTATGGAGACATGGGTGAGTGCCAGGCCAGGGCCAGGACAGCTCCTGTTAGGGACTGGGGACAGGAGGCAAGCCTGCTTCTGCTTGTGGAATTTCACTGCTTCCCATCCTCTCCTGCTTGTCTCCAAAGCCTTTGCCTGCTCCCATGGGCTGGATGATTGTATTTGTTCATTGAGTCATCTTGGTCCAGAACTGCTTATTGAGGTGCAAAAGGTTCTGGATGGCAGCTGGTGGTACCAGCATGCCTGAACTGCACTCTGGAGTGGAGGCAGGCTGGGGTGGTCACAGTTCTGGAGACCACCATGCTCTGCATGGTTGTTGACCCCAGCCTTGGAGAGCAGTCTTCCAGGATGGACAATCTTGTCCCTAGGAGGAGAAGACAAGGACTGAGGGAACACTCTGTGAGGATGATAattttaattctcatttttttggCAGAATTCATCTACAGCCACAACCTGACCATGGATGGCCGAGAGATTCTCCTCCACATCTGGGATGTTCCTAATTCCCAGGTGAGAGGACCTCCTTTTGCACTAgctgagggagagaaaaatcctCTACTAAAAATTGGGGGAGGAACCATAAGAATAGGCAAAACTCTGACGTCAGATAGTTTGTTGGCAACTAAACCCTTCTTGCCTGCAGATCACAGGGCAGCAGCATTGGTGCATCTGGTGGCAGGGTAGCAACAGTCACCTTAGCCCATGGTCCTCTTGactggggatgctggggctgAAGTGCTAATGTTATCAGGCTGGGCTGAGCACAGGACTGTGCTGTCAAGGTGGAAATGCCTCTCTGAGTTCCCCCACACTGTTGTCACCTACAGCCTGCAGTGCTTGGTAGCTTGGTGATGAGGTGAGGATAGTGACACTCAAGTCCAAATTGTGTCCCCTTGGTGAGGTCAGCCAGGTCTGCTCTGCATTCCTTCGTACTCGTCTttatctctgctgctgctcactggcTGCCCTGGACCCAACAGGGTCAGAATCATCACACCCTGTGCTAACAAGCAGGAGTGGAGGGAAGGAGCCAGGTAAAGAaaccttccctttctctttccttaggAGCAGACAGAGGAGAGCTCCTCAGAGGAGAAGCGAATCCAGTGGGCAGACAGCTTTGTCCTGGTCTACAGCATTTGTGACCGTGCCAGCTTCAACATCCTGCCCCTCAAAATCCAGTTCATCAAGGCAACCAAGGaagggcagagccaggagaagGTGCCCATTGTCATTGTGGGCAACAAACGTGACCTGCACCACCAACGGGTGGTGTCCAGCGAGGAGGGACGGCTCCTGGCCCTCTCTTTAGACTGTGGTTTCTACGAGGTCTCTGCAGCTGAGACTTATCATGGGGCCCTCATGGTCTTCCATGGGCTGGCTGAGCGCATCCCTGACACCAAACTGGCACTGAAAAAGGGTACAAGGATTCGTGGCATTGTCAAGACCATGTCAGCTGTGTTTGCCCGTAAGCGAACAGACTCCCTCTGAGGTACAGCCTGGGTGTTTCTCTCTGTGCTGCCCAGCTGGACTGATCCTCCTTCCTGGGTGCCTGTGGAGATGGTGTGAACTTCTCTAAGTACGGTGGGTTCCTCACTGCCTTCCTAACCTTAGAATCTGGGTCTCCTGCCATACACGGCTGGTGCAGCTGAGGCCTGTAGtgccttcctctgctcccctctgtaGAGCTCTTGTCTCTGTGGTGGGACAGGTAGTGGGGCAaattctctgctctttgctgtACCAGATTTTTAGGGCaccttctgctttctccctTCATCTTTCAATGCTGGAGACAACCAGGTgatcttgctgctgctgcaggcttCATCAGCCCTGGGCTGCCAGAGAGCAGGGAGAACATGCTGCTTCTGCATGGGCAGCCAGCTCAGTGTCACCCCCTCCTATCCTGGGTTTCTTGTTCCCATTTAATACTTACCAAGTTCCTGCCTTGGTCGCAGGAGCAGCTGCGACCTGGCAATGGGGGGGTTTCTCCACCAGGGAGCCACCATCAGCTCCTATGTGCCCATCACTGTCCAAGTGTCCAGAGCCTGTGGCACTGCCTGAACCCCAAGGACCTCAGTGAGGTTCCTGTCCCACCTGCCATGCTTTTGAACCATCCTGCATGTGGTCCTCTGTCCCACAGCCTTTCAGCAGTTGTAGCAGATTCCCTTGCGCAAGTGCCATACCGGCTGTGCCTGGGAAAAAGCAGTCTGGTGGCTCATTCCCAGGATGGGGTCTCCTACCAAGCCactctttctttccctggggaggaggggaggtggggaaagaAGATGCCAGGCTCCTTGCTGgacccttctgctgctgggtgtattttttccctgcctctccccaaACCCTTCCCATGGTGTGCCTGGGAAAGCAACGTGTTGGAAGAGGGTTTGTGCGTGCAGGACAGACAATgattgctctgctctgttctggaAATGCAATAAATTGTCTTTGGCAGGAAGCCCCCAGCTCCTTGTGACTGTGAATAATTTGTACTTGGGGCATGGGAAGAGACACGTTCTGTGCTGGGCACGAGATCCCACTGGCCCCGTGACCACGACCTGAGGGTCAGTTTCCTGTACCCGTTCCCTCAGCCCTGGATTGGGTGTCTCACCCCACTCTTCTCCCTTGTTTTGGTTGCTCTCTCTCATAAAGCAGATGTGCAGATGGGGCAAACAGCAGGTCAGAAAGGTTTATTATTGCAGTGGATACAACAAGGTGCTGCGGGAAGCCAGGTGGTCCTGCAGGAGAGAAGGGCTCCAGGAGCTCCATTTGTTCTCACCAGTTTTCTTCCTGATCTCACCATCAATCCCACCATTGGTTAGACTTTGGTGCTCAGGGCTTTCTGACTCATGAGACCTTGGTTAGTGGGGACCTTCAGCCCCTCCATGGAGGAGCACTCTGTAGCCAGGGACGGGCCTTGTGAAGGGGGACTGAGCGAGGAAGGATGGGGAACTTGGCTTGCTGTGGTGATGTTTGATGGCTTTGCTGTCCTCCCTGCTCTGTCTCGGCATCTCAACACCCCATCTAAGTCAACACTGTCTTCTCAATAGGGACCAGAGTAGCCCAGTGCCAGGCCTTGCTggtccctttctctcttttctggtCTCACTGCTCTTCCCACATCTCCCTCACCTCTCTGGTCCCATCTACCTCTCCTTTTCTGCCACCATAAGGGCTTTTGGCTGCCTTTATCCCCCATCCTGACCCCGATGTACTCCAGGAGAAGACATCCTATGACATGTCTACTACTTTGAGCTCCTGTCCTGGTACAGGGGTATATGCAGGCAGGTGGTGGGGGTCAGGGCAAAGCGGTGCTGGGGAGGaatgatgggggggggggggtgggatgctCTCGCTCATCCCGCTGGCTCAGTCCTTCTTGAAGGCCGGGCTGTAAATGTTGCCATAGTAAGCCCGGCTGTACATGGCCTCTGGGCCGAAGCGGTAGGAGCCCTCACTCACGCGCCTGTTGTAGGGGGTGAAGGCGGATTTCCGGGGGACCGAGTACTCGGGCTCGAAGGCTGGGGCGCGGTAGAAGTTGTGCCGCAGGAAGAGGGGGTCCTCGAGCCCCAGGAAGGAGAGGGGGTGATGGCCGCGGTACATCCGCCAGTCATCCCGCAGCTGGGATTTCTCCTCAGTTGTGTGGGCCACGGGTTTGGTGtcctcctccttctgctccGTCTCTGGGCTGGGTTTGCTGGACCCGGTTGCCTCCTCTCCCTTCACCGACTGCCTGCGGAGCTGAGAGATGGGGTGAGCACCTGGCCAGGCTGTACCcgcctgccagccctgctctccctgtgctgcacaGCCCCCTCCACTTGGGAGACCTCAGGACAGGCCAGTTTGTCCCCAGAGGGGTCCCCGGTGCAGGGGAGTGACTGGCTACAGCCtctgagcagctgcagtggAGAAATAGTCCTGGGGGAGTAGTGGGATGGAAGCAGAAACAGTCTCAGCCCGAGCTTTCACCTTCCCAGGAATTTGTGGTGACACCCTGGATTGACCATGACCCGTGTAGAAGTGCCACCACTGGGTCAATGTGGGGACGACTTGCTGCCACAGGTTGGGAGATGctcaggaaagcagaggtgACAGAGGTGTACCAACAGCAATCCATCTCCCTGTTTTGGTACCTCCGGGCACTGCCCAGCACTATAGGCAGCTCATGAAAAGAGGGTGGGCAAAAGGGGGGGATTTGCTGGAGATGGATGAAACTTGCCTGGGGACAAACTCACCGGCACATAGCTGTACAGGGTGCCCAGCAGATGCTTGGGGGCACTGACAAGGGTCCCCCCAAGAGCATCAACTGTCTCCATGGCCTTGGAGAGCCTGCGGGGAGTGAAGAGGATCAACCCCTCTGCCACATCCCAGGCCACAGCGGGGACCTTCTTCACGCTGGAGATTCCGGAGGTGCAGGCATTTTGTAGGTTGTGTGCCACGCTGCCCACCAGCCCAGAGCTATCTCCTGCCTGCTGAGAGAGACCAGCTGAGCCACTGGCTCTGTCtccagggcaggacaggggtGGCCCTGAGCTCCCAACCCCTACTGAGCCTGAGCTCTTTCAGCTCGCTGCTTGCAAGAGCCACCACAGCCCTTTACAGCAGGGTCACTCCTTGTTTCCccacccccagacccccagggaccccccagTTCGGGTCTGCGCTTCCACTGCCGGCAGAGGTGAAGGGCAATGACCCCGACCTGCTGCTTCCTGTCCCACGTCCCCATGGAGCTAATGCTGGGACCTttcccagccccaccagctcACACCACCCCTGGCTGCTGGGATCATGGAGGGGGCGGGTAGGGGGGTGTTTATTGGGGATGTTCAGGGGCTTGCTGGGGGGACACCTCACAGCAGCAAAGGAGTCTTGAATATAGAAGCCAAGGTGACCCAGCTCAGCACAAAGGCTGCCTCCAGCTTTGGGGTTCTGGGAAGGGGACCCTTCCTCACCTCCCCCAAATCTGCTGAGATTCATCAGGGATGGAGTCCTACTTCCCAAGGGTATGGGGGAACATTATGTGGGCAGGAGCACACTTTGAGGTGCCCCTGCATAACCGCCCCCCCTTTTCTCTTTACCTCCTTGGTGTGGTTGTCATCTTTCTTCCCTGccttctcctgcttctgctctggTGCCTTGCTCTGCCGCCGGCTCAGCCACCCACCCACAGTGCTCTGCTCATCACCGTGGACCTGTGGTGCCTCGGCTGTGCTTGGCTTGGCCAGGCTGCCCTGGAAGGGGAGCAAAAAGCCACCACGCAGGGGGAGTTGGTAGGTCCCAGTGACCCCATCTGATTTAGCCTGAGGATTTCACAGGGTCCTGGGGTacacagggagcagaggggctcGTTTGTGCATGTGGGAAAACCCACAGGCAGTTCGGAACTTCAGGATTTTGGCACGGGACAGGGAAGGGGTTCCCACTGCAGCGATGGGTGGTAGAGGAGAGG
This genomic window contains:
- the KIF7 gene encoding kinesin-like protein KIF7, which produces MAAEGAAVRVAVRVRPLLPREALRGHRPCLRGDADNGEVVLGRRRFRFAAVLPEAAGQAAVYQACVQPLLRAFFRGFNATVFAYGQTGSGKTYTIGEASVASINEDEQGIIPRAMAETFRLIDENNLIDYTVRVSYLEVYKEEFRDLLQVDTASKDIQIREDDKGNVVLCGVKEVEVEGLDEVLSLLEMGNTAKHTGATHINRQSSRSHTIFTMTMEQRRGAGRLPLHHQPPCIPASGQVLVSKFHFVDLAGSERIVKTGNTGERLKESIQINSGLLALGNVISALGDPRRKGSHIPYRDSKITRILKDSLGGNAQTVMIACISPSSSDFDESLNTLNYASRAQNIQNKAVVNCRKETENVEELHLQIKNLQKALEQRHRSETRIIHRSATAKRCAPDPTARLLAECAHYRTCTDAAYRLLMELQEDSNLTVEQVLQVKEWLCIVESERSELTSAGLDSGIESTSTEDQSPEAQGSKLAKAQVNTKKEGESTKDEQVAKLQRQVERLEEENRDFLAALEDAMEQYKLQSNKLQEQQDKISELHVRLEMAMPNLHVPELLENLHLVTADQRPHTAPLDAALSHGLSGVPLGLLATEQSGGDFCRKQLNSNQEKDTAGSHPSHAQCPTSKAEIKDAVLGRELGQDSEKPAELSSGEEEEWERKRSLSRRRNGIQSWSKNEISKLSEELSGSNAPSIQEQLELQEPLLSPWERVPGKDSEWRLVQAQQKIRELAINIRMKEELITELVKTGKDAQALNRQYCQKINELEQEAEQVRAELNDSQKQLQELEGREPRDAGEKRKLQEYRTRVAAAQSKAQVLCKKKQATERLVSLSAQSEKRVQELERNIQVMRRQQGQLQRRLREESEQKRRLEMEVNKQQHQVKELELKHEQHQKILRIKTEEIAAFQRKRRSGSNGSVISLEQQQKIEEQKKWLDMEMDKVLEQRRALDELEDELRKREAIVAKKEALLQEKNGLESKRLRSSQALTDDIVRVSSRLEHLEKELTEKNGQLRHGSAHDQQRIRQEINNLRQEKDQLLKQRLELDNKLRQGTLLSPEEERILFQLDEAIEALDAAIEYKNESITCRQRVLRASASLLSQCEMNLMAKLSYLSSSETRALLCKYFDKVVTLREDQHRQHIAFSELEMQLEEQQQLVYWLEAAVERQRLEMDRQLTLQQKEHEQNMQLLLQQSREHMDEGLASSKLQYEARIQVLEKELSRYMWANQELNQRLSNMNLHPGQTKGMERSIHGAGDRAIPAHGTCEEPSLGEQLVPLAEESPCVRDESRDLVHAPLPSTWRRSSLPSDSPGDLRPRDAEHLLRAGQPQELHPPRCLAPPSKPRRELRRASLSTTPVPYHPAMIDVRKNPL
- the LOC139800837 gene encoding ras-related and estrogen-regulated growth inhibitor-like protein, coding for MGLRLPLRRSASFTPDHPALMEVPGPTALKVEANVLVMGGDNVGKSALTVRFLTRRFIGEYGDMEFIYSHNLTMDGREILLHIWDVPNSQEQTEESSSEEKRIQWADSFVLVYSICDRASFNILPLKIQFIKATKEGQSQEKVPIVIVGNKRDLHHQRVVSSEEGRLLALSLDCGFYEVSAAETYHGALMVFHGLAERIPDTKLALKKGTRIRGIVKTMSAVFARKRTDSL